In one Syntrophorhabdaceae bacterium genomic region, the following are encoded:
- a CDS encoding 2Fe-2S iron-sulfur cluster-binding protein, producing the protein MINLTLNGLNVSVEEGTTLLEAANFYGFPIPTLCHKEGLTPYGACRLCVVEIGEGEGARLVSSCTYPAEEGLKVRTASERVIKARRMIIELLLASCPQSKTIQDIASQYNVRQQRFRQEYEDCILCGLCVRMCKEQMMANAIGFRGRGTNRSIGTPFDVRSDVCRLCGACMYICPACELRCTYTEPEKAICGGCANLSPPCLEKEQFHDMMCYMSPCAACEIKKD; encoded by the coding sequence ATGATAAACCTTACATTAAATGGCCTCAACGTCTCCGTTGAAGAGGGGACGACGCTGCTCGAAGCCGCAAATTTTTATGGCTTCCCCATCCCCACGCTGTGCCACAAGGAGGGGCTTACTCCTTACGGGGCGTGCAGGCTTTGCGTGGTGGAGATCGGGGAGGGGGAGGGCGCGAGGCTCGTTTCATCGTGCACCTATCCGGCAGAGGAGGGTCTGAAGGTCCGGACCGCCTCGGAACGGGTCATAAAGGCGCGAAGAATGATTATAGAGCTCCTGCTCGCATCATGTCCGCAGTCGAAAACGATTCAGGACATTGCCTCTCAATATAACGTGCGCCAGCAGCGATTTCGACAGGAATACGAAGACTGCATACTGTGCGGATTGTGCGTGCGCATGTGCAAGGAACAGATGATGGCCAACGCGATCGGATTCCGTGGTCGCGGGACCAACAGGAGCATCGGGACGCCGTTCGATGTTCGTTCGGACGTCTGCAGGCTCTGCGGCGCCTGCATGTATATCTGCCCGGCCTGCGAGCTCCGGTGCACTTACACTGAACCGGAAAAGGCAATATGCGGCGGCTGCGCGAACTTGAGCCCGCCCTGTCTCGAGAAGGAGCAGTTCCACGACATGATGTGCTACATGTCGCCGTGCGCGGCGTGTGAAATAAAAAAAGATTAG
- a CDS encoding NADH-ubiquinone oxidoreductase-F iron-sulfur binding region domain-containing protein translates to MMDVRRDKLASVDEFFAMQAQLIAHDDPEMPTIVISAGTCGQASGANALIRVAKGELLQKKLTGRIRLRITGCHGFCAMEPSALVEPRRTFYPKINPDDMITIIEATAKGDIVERLLFVDPETGRRIEREEDIPFFKRQLRTIIGRNEKVDPLRIDDYIRNGGYQSFAKVMSGQGPRFVLDEVKASGLRGRGGAGFPTGQKWELFASQKNGAAKYLICNADEGDPGAYMDRSVLEGNPHSIIEGMLIGAYGTGATEGIIYIRTEYPLAIKHLNVALSQAGELGLLGKDIMGTGLSFDVEIVKGAGAFVCGEETALIRSIEGRMGEPRQRPPFPIVKGLYGKPTMINNVETWANIPVIISFGGRSFAGVGTERSSGTKIFSLVGKIKNTGLVEVPMGMTIREVVGNIGGGPAENGAIKAIQTGGPSGGCIPASMFDLTIDYESLKNVGSIMGSGGMIVMDDKTCMVDVAKYFMNFLKDESCGKCFTCRKGTQRMYEILDDISRGKGNLESLDLLEELAVTVRDTTMCGLGQTASNPVLSTLRYFRDEYIEHIEKKRCPAGVCKGLVTYFISDRCTGCMLCVKACPQGAITGKKKQRHVIDADRCIKCGNCRDVCKAGAVEVV, encoded by the coding sequence ATGATGGATGTGCGCAGGGATAAGCTCGCATCAGTAGATGAATTCTTTGCAATGCAGGCGCAGCTCATTGCCCATGACGATCCGGAGATGCCGACCATCGTCATCTCCGCAGGCACCTGCGGCCAGGCAAGCGGCGCAAACGCTTTGATCCGCGTGGCAAAGGGCGAGCTTCTGCAGAAAAAGCTCACAGGCAGGATCCGCCTCCGCATTACGGGCTGCCACGGCTTCTGCGCAATGGAACCGTCCGCGCTTGTGGAGCCCAGGAGGACATTCTATCCGAAGATAAACCCGGACGATATGATAACGATCATTGAGGCGACAGCGAAAGGCGACATCGTCGAAAGGCTGCTTTTTGTCGATCCTGAAACAGGCAGGCGGATCGAGAGAGAGGAAGATATACCCTTTTTTAAAAGACAGCTCAGGACCATCATCGGCCGGAACGAAAAGGTCGACCCCCTTCGCATCGATGATTACATACGCAACGGCGGCTATCAATCTTTCGCGAAGGTCATGTCCGGGCAAGGGCCCCGGTTTGTGCTCGATGAGGTAAAGGCATCGGGGCTGAGAGGGCGGGGTGGAGCGGGGTTTCCCACAGGGCAGAAGTGGGAGCTCTTCGCCTCCCAGAAAAACGGCGCCGCAAAATACCTTATATGCAATGCCGACGAGGGGGACCCCGGCGCTTATATGGACAGAAGCGTCCTGGAGGGCAACCCCCACAGCATCATTGAGGGCATGCTGATAGGCGCCTACGGTACGGGCGCGACGGAGGGCATCATCTACATCCGCACCGAATATCCGCTGGCGATCAAACATCTCAACGTTGCCCTTTCGCAGGCCGGGGAATTGGGCCTGCTCGGTAAGGACATCATGGGAACAGGGTTGTCTTTTGACGTAGAGATCGTGAAGGGAGCAGGCGCGTTTGTCTGCGGTGAAGAGACCGCGTTGATAAGGTCTATCGAGGGCAGGATGGGAGAGCCCCGGCAGAGGCCGCCATTCCCGATCGTGAAAGGACTCTACGGAAAACCTACCATGATAAACAATGTGGAGACCTGGGCGAATATCCCTGTCATAATAAGCTTTGGCGGCCGGTCTTTTGCCGGTGTAGGGACGGAGAGAAGCTCCGGAACAAAGATCTTCAGCCTTGTAGGAAAGATAAAAAACACGGGGCTTGTCGAGGTTCCGATGGGAATGACCATAAGAGAGGTCGTCGGTAATATCGGAGGAGGACCGGCAGAGAACGGAGCAATAAAGGCAATCCAGACCGGGGGCCCATCCGGGGGCTGCATCCCGGCATCGATGTTCGATCTGACGATCGACTATGAAAGCCTGAAAAATGTAGGCTCTATCATGGGGTCCGGCGGCATGATCGTAATGGACGACAAGACCTGCATGGTGGATGTGGCCAAGTACTTCATGAACTTCCTGAAGGACGAGTCCTGCGGAAAATGCTTCACGTGCCGGAAAGGCACCCAGAGGATGTACGAGATACTTGACGATATCTCAAGGGGAAAGGGAAACCTTGAATCTCTTGACCTCCTTGAAGAGCTCGCTGTAACCGTACGGGACACGACCATGTGCGGCCTGGGACAGACGGCGTCAAATCCCGTCCTCTCCACGCTGCGCTACTTCCGGGACGAATACATTGAGCATATCGAAAAGAAGCGTTGTCCGGCAGGGGTATGCAAAGGTCTCGTCACCTATTTTATCAGTGACCGCTGCACAGGATGTATGCTCTGTGTGAAGGCCTGTCCCCAGGGAGCGATCACAGGAAAGAAGAAGCAACGGCACGTTATAGATGCGGACAGGTGCATCAAGTGCGGGAACTGCAGGGACGTTTGTAAGGCAGGCGCCGTAGAAGTGGTATGA
- a CDS encoding NAD(P)H-dependent oxidoreductase subunit E gives METKDILNIIRKGNGKAGIISILENIQERYAYLPEKALRLIARETGYPLVDIYGVATFYKAFSLKPRGKHCISACLGTACHVRGAQAVVDEFKRQLDLAPGGTTPDNEITLETVNCLGACALGPIVVSDGHYFANVAPGDTKDIIQGTKDGVYGSNGNAKMYLFPIEAACPQCNRSLMDSEYRLAGYPSIRVNVLAGEARGWARLPSLYGNFTRIYEHEIPDNTLVKFLCPHCGSSLQGKAGCMECNAPMATVKVNGGGGVVSICTRTGCAGHMLELNGAAA, from the coding sequence ATGGAAACAAAAGATATTCTCAATATAATTCGTAAAGGCAACGGGAAGGCGGGGATCATCTCCATCCTTGAAAACATCCAGGAGAGGTACGCCTATCTGCCCGAAAAGGCGCTGAGGCTTATTGCCAGAGAGACCGGATATCCGCTTGTGGATATCTACGGCGTTGCAACGTTCTACAAGGCATTCAGCCTGAAGCCGCGGGGGAAACACTGCATATCGGCATGCCTTGGCACCGCGTGCCACGTCCGCGGCGCCCAGGCCGTCGTGGATGAATTCAAGCGGCAATTGGATCTGGCGCCGGGCGGGACGACCCCTGACAATGAGATCACCCTTGAAACGGTAAACTGCCTCGGGGCATGCGCTTTGGGCCCGATCGTTGTTTCGGACGGGCACTATTTCGCAAATGTAGCCCCTGGGGATACCAAGGATATAATCCAGGGAACAAAGGACGGGGTGTATGGATCGAACGGGAATGCGAAGATGTATCTCTTTCCCATTGAGGCCGCCTGTCCGCAGTGCAACCGGAGCCTGATGGACAGCGAATATCGCCTTGCGGGTTATCCGTCCATCCGGGTCAATGTTCTGGCGGGAGAGGCGAGGGGATGGGCGAGGCTGCCCTCCCTTTACGGCAATTTTACGAGGATCTACGAGCACGAGATCCCGGATAATACGCTGGTCAAATTTCTCTGCCCCCATTGCGGTTCGAGCCTCCAGGGCAAGGCCGGCTGCATGGAATGCAACGCACCGATGGCGACGGTAAAAGTAAACGGGGGAGGCGGGGTTGTCAGCATCTGTACGCGCACCGGATGCGCCGGGCACATGCTTGAGCTCAACGGAGCTGCGGCATGA
- a CDS encoding sigma-54 dependent transcriptional regulator, whose protein sequence is MQDRIADQRIQKGAGKDLELSDRKDRILTVDDAPATLEVLRRNLASAGYIVFTASSVAEAIKILDADPVDLVITDLKMPGISGVHLVRHIRENFSDMEVMIITGYPSVQGAVEAVKTGAEEYLVKPFTDDELLSAVERTLKKLHMRRVAHACPQKKTSAPHGLIGESPAMDKIRDFIARAALTSATVLICGESGTGKELVARAIHYSSKRVAAPFVPVNCGAIPEELLESELFGHIKGAFTGAAETRAGFFQTADGGTIFLDEISETSLAMQIKLLRVLQDKEVCMVGSSRTRKVDVRILASTNKDLQTLVQKGLFREDLFYRINVITADLPPLRERGSDILLLIRFFSRKFSEELGRPAPRFSDRALEVLRNYHWPGNVRELENTVQRLVVMTDGVTVDAPDLPEHMRFSALGHGSFNRTLASVEAEYIRNVLASVNGNKTKAAEILGIDRKTLREKLSKTRKTYS, encoded by the coding sequence ATGCAGGATAGAATTGCCGATCAAAGGATCCAAAAAGGTGCGGGAAAAGACTTGGAGCTCTCCGACAGAAAAGACCGCATCTTAACGGTAGATGATGCACCTGCAACGCTGGAAGTGCTCCGGCGCAACCTTGCATCCGCAGGGTACATAGTATTCACCGCATCCAGCGTTGCTGAAGCCATCAAAATTCTTGACGCCGACCCCGTCGACCTTGTCATCACAGACCTCAAGATGCCCGGCATAAGCGGCGTGCATCTTGTGAGGCACATCCGTGAAAACTTCAGCGATATGGAAGTGATGATCATCACCGGCTACCCCAGCGTGCAGGGGGCGGTCGAAGCGGTGAAGACAGGGGCCGAAGAATACCTGGTAAAGCCCTTTACCGACGATGAGCTTCTTTCCGCTGTAGAACGAACCCTCAAGAAGCTTCACATGCGAAGGGTTGCCCATGCATGCCCGCAGAAAAAGACTTCCGCTCCCCATGGCCTTATCGGTGAATCGCCTGCCATGGATAAGATCAGGGACTTTATCGCAAGAGCTGCCCTGACATCTGCAACCGTGCTTATCTGCGGGGAGAGCGGCACCGGGAAAGAGCTGGTCGCGAGGGCTATCCATTACAGCAGCAAAAGGGTTGCAGCGCCCTTTGTACCGGTCAATTGCGGGGCAATACCCGAAGAGTTGCTTGAAAGCGAGCTCTTCGGGCATATCAAGGGCGCCTTTACCGGGGCGGCAGAGACCCGCGCCGGTTTTTTTCAAACAGCGGACGGGGGCACGATCTTTCTTGATGAGATAAGCGAAACAAGCCTGGCAATGCAGATCAAACTTTTACGGGTCCTCCAGGATAAGGAGGTCTGCATGGTCGGCTCGAGCCGTACAAGGAAGGTCGACGTGAGAATCCTTGCATCCACCAATAAAGACCTTCAAACGCTTGTCCAAAAAGGACTGTTCCGGGAGGACCTCTTTTACCGGATCAATGTGATCACCGCAGACCTCCCTCCTTTGAGGGAGCGGGGAAGCGATATATTGCTTTTGATCCGTTTTTTTTCCAGGAAGTTCTCAGAGGAGCTGGGACGGCCGGCGCCCCGGTTTTCTGATCGGGCGTTGGAGGTTCTCCGGAATTACCACTGGCCGGGGAACGTGAGGGAGCTTGAAAATACGGTGCAGCGCCTTGTCGTTATGACAGACGGGGTCACGGTAGACGCCCCTGATCTCCCCGAGCACATGCGTTTTTCGGCCCTCGGGCACGGGTCTTTCAACCGCACCCTCGCGTCGGTCGAGGCCGAATACATCAGGAATGTTTTAGCCAGTGTAAACGGCAATAAGACCAAGGCGGCAGAGATCCTCGGGATCGACAGAAAGACCCTGCGCGAAAAACTTTCAAAAACGCGAAAAACATATTCATGA
- a CDS encoding ATP-binding protein: protein MEALIKLNEKAQADLRERVKELSCLYNIARLATERDAGINEMLVNIVEDLPPAWLYPEAACARIVLDGCSYSTRNYRQGKYRQREPIIINGKRRGHIEVCYRDERPRHDEGPFLKEERHLIEAVAKEIAIVIMRKEAEQDRLRLEEQLRHADRLATVGQLAAGVAHELNEPLGHILGFAQLAQKCHGLPLQAQEDIGKILATSLYAREIVKKLLIFARQIPPQRGKVNINNLVNEVFNFLESRCAGNGINAARSLSPDIPEIDADPSQLKQVFVNLIVNALQAMPDGGDLTISTHKGHRKIHIIVEDTGVGMDREVLQKIFTPFFTTKDIGLGTGLGLPVAHGIIVAHQGSIRIESKAGQGTVCRIELPIKGSKKVREKTWSSPTEKTAS from the coding sequence TCAAACTTAATGAAAAGGCACAGGCAGATCTGCGTGAACGCGTCAAAGAGCTCTCCTGTCTTTATAATATAGCTCGTCTTGCCACCGAGAGAGATGCCGGGATCAATGAGATGCTGGTAAACATTGTGGAGGATCTTCCGCCCGCCTGGCTGTATCCGGAGGCAGCCTGTGCAAGAATTGTTCTCGACGGCTGTTCGTATTCAACACGGAACTACCGGCAGGGAAAATACCGGCAGCGCGAACCGATCATCATCAACGGAAAACGCCGGGGCCATATCGAGGTCTGCTACCGCGATGAACGACCGAGGCACGATGAGGGGCCATTTCTCAAAGAAGAGAGGCATCTGATCGAGGCGGTAGCGAAAGAGATTGCAATCGTTATAATGCGAAAGGAGGCGGAGCAGGACAGGCTGAGGCTTGAAGAGCAGCTCAGGCATGCCGACAGGCTGGCTACCGTCGGCCAGCTTGCTGCCGGTGTTGCCCATGAACTAAATGAGCCCCTCGGACACATACTCGGTTTTGCCCAGCTTGCACAGAAATGCCACGGGCTTCCCTTGCAGGCGCAGGAGGATATCGGCAAGATACTGGCTACGTCCCTTTATGCCCGCGAGATCGTAAAGAAGCTCCTGATCTTTGCCCGCCAGATCCCGCCGCAACGGGGAAAAGTGAACATCAATAACCTTGTTAATGAGGTTTTTAACTTCCTGGAATCACGGTGCGCAGGCAACGGGATCAATGCAGCCCGCTCCCTCTCGCCCGATATCCCGGAGATAGATGCCGACCCTTCACAACTGAAGCAGGTGTTTGTAAATCTTATCGTCAATGCACTGCAGGCAATGCCGGACGGAGGCGACCTAACGATCTCCACACATAAAGGACATCGGAAAATCCATATTATCGTGGAGGATACCGGAGTCGGCATGGACAGGGAGGTCCTCCAGAAGATATTTACCCCCTTTTTCACAACGAAGGATATAGGACTGGGAACGGGCCTGGGGTTACCGGTAGCCCACGGCATCATTGTTGCCCATCAAGGTTCGATCAGGATCGAAAGTAAAGCAGGACAAGGAACTGTATGCAGGATAGAATTGCCGATCAAAGGATCCAAAAAGGTGCGGGAAAAGACTTGGAGCTCTCCGACAGAAAAGACCGCATCTTAA